A genomic window from Leptospira broomii serovar Hurstbridge str. 5399 includes:
- a CDS encoding xylulokinase yields MKTQKQLSGNDNLILAVDLGTSGCKSAVCTLDGRILSWAYREVELMILPGHGAEQRPEDWWTALLETSRTALNASGVDRSKVRGICCSTQGEVTVPVDEQGQELMNAVLWMDMRGAEHIQNHAGGPVAGYSPRKLWKWIRLTGGAPSLSGKDPAAHMLLIKNEFPEVYERTYKFLNALDYLNMKLTGKFVATPDSILTSWVTDNRDSNRVRYDSSLLTLSGIDPKKFPEIVRCTDIIGGLLPEVASALKLPSGTPVIGGAIDVSAAAIGSGAVVDGEAHLYIGTSSWIAAHVPNKKTDIISSMASVPCAIPGKYLMTAMQTTAGANLSFLKDRILYHQDELLREEHVSDVYKILDRIAARTPAGSRGLLYMPWLYGERCPVDDLSLRGGMVNLSLEHSREDIIRAFLEGVALNTRWMLKPVEKFLKKNLSSITIVGGGATSDVWCQIFADTLGIPVRQPEATVQSNARGSAWIAGIGLGLLKFSDIPELIRIKAEYQPDQKNKKAMDEMFARFMQLHDALGPLYKSWNREKTLIVHGKKTA; encoded by the coding sequence ATGAAGACACAGAAGCAATTATCCGGAAATGACAATTTAATCTTGGCCGTAGACTTAGGAACATCGGGATGTAAGTCAGCGGTTTGCACACTTGACGGACGAATCCTTTCCTGGGCTTACAGAGAAGTGGAACTCATGATTCTTCCGGGTCACGGGGCGGAACAAAGACCTGAGGATTGGTGGACTGCATTATTAGAAACCTCGCGTACCGCATTGAATGCATCGGGAGTCGATCGAAGCAAGGTACGCGGAATTTGCTGCTCCACCCAAGGAGAAGTGACCGTTCCTGTAGACGAACAGGGCCAAGAACTTATGAATGCGGTCCTCTGGATGGATATGAGAGGAGCGGAACATATCCAAAATCATGCGGGTGGCCCGGTAGCCGGCTACTCCCCGCGAAAGCTCTGGAAATGGATTCGACTCACGGGAGGCGCACCGTCCCTATCCGGAAAAGATCCGGCAGCTCATATGCTTCTAATCAAGAATGAATTTCCCGAAGTTTACGAAAGAACCTATAAATTCCTAAACGCATTAGATTATTTGAATATGAAACTGACCGGAAAGTTTGTTGCTACACCGGATTCGATTCTTACGTCTTGGGTAACGGACAATCGCGATTCCAACCGGGTTCGCTACGATTCCAGCCTGCTCACTTTAAGCGGGATCGATCCGAAAAAATTTCCCGAGATCGTCCGATGCACCGATATCATAGGAGGTCTTCTGCCCGAAGTCGCTTCGGCCTTGAAGCTTCCTTCCGGAACTCCCGTTATTGGAGGAGCCATTGATGTTTCCGCGGCGGCGATCGGATCCGGAGCAGTCGTCGACGGGGAGGCACACCTGTATATCGGAACCTCGTCCTGGATTGCGGCTCATGTTCCAAATAAAAAAACCGATATCATTTCATCCATGGCATCGGTGCCTTGTGCGATTCCGGGGAAATACCTAATGACCGCGATGCAAACTACCGCAGGCGCTAACTTAAGCTTTCTTAAGGACAGGATCTTGTATCATCAGGATGAGCTCCTCCGAGAAGAGCATGTATCCGACGTGTACAAGATCCTGGATCGTATTGCCGCAAGAACACCTGCAGGAAGTCGGGGTCTTCTTTATATGCCTTGGTTATATGGAGAAAGATGTCCGGTGGACGATCTATCTCTCCGGGGAGGCATGGTAAATCTTTCCTTAGAACATAGTAGAGAAGATATTATCCGAGCTTTCTTGGAAGGAGTGGCGTTGAATACGCGCTGGATGCTAAAGCCGGTAGAGAAATTCCTGAAGAAAAACTTGTCTTCCATAACTATCGTCGGCGGAGGCGCCACTTCCGACGTATGGTGCCAAATTTTCGCAGACACCCTCGGCATTCCGGTACGCCAACCCGAAGCCACCGTGCAATCGAATGCCAGGGGCTCGGCCTGGATCGCAGGGATAGGCCTCGGACTATTAAAATTTTCTGATATTCCGGAATTAATTCGAATAAAAGCCGAATACCAACCGGATCAAAAAAACAAGAAAGCAATGGATGAAATGTTCGCCAGATTTATGCAATTGCACGATGCCTTAGGTCCTCTATATAAAAGCTGGAACCGGGAAAAAACTTTGATAGTGCATGGGAAAAAAACCGCTTAA
- the hpnA gene encoding hopanoid-associated sugar epimerase: MKKLVTGAAGFIGSAIVRELLKEGHEVKVMIRKSTNTKGLSGLDVEVAYGDICDGSAMRSALKGCDTLYHTAAFFAHWTLDKKLPYEVNVEGTKTSMKAALDAGVGKVVYTSTGNTIGAHGEIPADETAEFNHWKSGDHYSISKYLGEVEALKFVSMGLPIVVVNPTLVIGAGDVKPTTSGQMIIDVVQGAMPGYIDGGTNLIDVSDVAKGHLLAAKKGRVGERYLLGNENLTLSEYFRLIAEIAGVTPPRIKIPYYVALGMGYIFELGAAITKKHPIATASEVRIGKSKEFFDCSKAVRELGLPQTPVKIAIKNAIDWFRENGYLKK, encoded by the coding sequence ATGAAAAAACTAGTCACTGGAGCTGCCGGTTTCATCGGTTCTGCTATAGTTCGCGAATTGCTGAAAGAGGGTCATGAAGTAAAGGTTATGATTCGCAAATCAACCAATACCAAAGGTTTGAGCGGACTAGATGTGGAAGTTGCCTACGGCGATATTTGCGACGGAAGCGCCATGAGATCCGCGCTGAAGGGATGTGACACCTTATATCATACCGCTGCTTTTTTCGCTCACTGGACACTCGATAAAAAATTACCGTACGAGGTAAATGTGGAAGGAACCAAAACTTCCATGAAAGCAGCTTTGGATGCGGGAGTCGGAAAAGTGGTCTATACAAGCACCGGTAACACAATCGGCGCTCACGGGGAGATTCCGGCGGATGAGACTGCAGAGTTCAATCATTGGAAATCCGGTGATCATTATTCCATTTCAAAATACCTCGGCGAGGTGGAAGCTTTAAAGTTCGTTTCTATGGGGTTGCCCATAGTTGTCGTGAATCCCACTCTCGTTATCGGTGCGGGAGATGTGAAGCCAACCACCTCAGGTCAGATGATCATCGACGTTGTTCAAGGAGCGATGCCAGGGTACATCGACGGAGGCACAAATCTTATCGATGTGTCGGATGTTGCGAAAGGTCACCTGCTCGCGGCTAAAAAAGGAAGGGTCGGAGAACGGTACCTTCTCGGAAACGAAAATTTAACTTTATCGGAGTATTTCAGACTTATAGCAGAGATCGCAGGAGTCACGCCGCCTAGAATCAAAATTCCATATTATGTAGCCCTGGGCATGGGCTATATCTTCGAGTTAGGAGCAGCCATCACAAAAAAACATCCGATTGCAACTGCGTCCGAAGTGAGGATCGGGAAATCAAAGGAATTTTTCGATTGTTCTAAGGCAGTTCGCGAGCTTGGGCTTCCTCAAACCCCAGTTAAAATTGCTATTAAGAATGCCATAGATTGGTTCAGGGAAAACGGTTATTTGAAAAAATAA
- a CDS encoding PP2C family protein-serine/threonine phosphatase: MKANIRETVLRLRKSFAKFGGLVLGPSERFEMRHRILNGMLLAGAFVMSLALLSELVREGTETGSLIGLWIAFVFGVLFYYLARVRNQFRRLVLPTLMIGVGTTLLQIQYSGGIVSANIIVLVPMLIMFILLLGRKFDWASTLLFVAMICVINYLQEIRPGWFSDYSSARARSEDFLITIISVLGATGLMLRTLNRSYEDAINEVSSLKNQQDGDYFLTSLLIRPLAGIRIRSKTVQLCSYIKQKKIFTFKDKAHELGGDICVADQILLRGRNYCVFANGDAMGKSMQGAGGVLVFGTALHALIERTHREGILSGYFPERWLRTALNELNKVFEGFDGSMSMSLLLGLVDEENGFLYYINAEHPFPIRLRGGCAAFLSEEATNFKLGMLREKAQIETCWIRPGDTVIIGSDGRDDILIGYDASETRIINEDHTAILNLVEKSEGDLEQLGNLLQEAGDLTDDLSLLSIKFNPKEIDDERGNMLNLAEPLRLLEKNEASAALILLKQIIEQCPSDKLAWNLLYRVYIQMGLPAEAGHAAENYSNIQPSNLQMIFNSAVQYAKAGRIERSIDMAERVYSRKPEVIPVLKLLVRLYKKSKRMQRAQEYQDEIARLQNTNTEGHLG, encoded by the coding sequence ATGAAAGCGAATATTAGAGAAACAGTTCTAAGATTGCGAAAAAGTTTCGCGAAGTTCGGGGGTTTAGTTCTCGGACCGTCGGAACGTTTCGAAATGAGGCACCGTATTTTGAACGGGATGCTGCTTGCCGGGGCCTTCGTCATGAGTTTAGCTCTCCTCTCCGAGCTCGTCCGAGAGGGGACTGAAACGGGTAGTCTGATCGGGCTTTGGATCGCTTTTGTTTTTGGTGTACTATTTTACTATTTAGCAAGAGTTAGAAATCAATTTAGACGATTGGTTTTACCAACCTTAATGATCGGGGTCGGCACAACGTTACTTCAGATTCAGTATAGCGGCGGCATTGTGAGTGCCAATATAATAGTATTGGTGCCCATGCTGATTATGTTTATACTTCTACTCGGGCGTAAGTTTGATTGGGCTTCGACGTTACTCTTTGTTGCGATGATTTGCGTGATCAATTATCTGCAGGAAATACGTCCCGGCTGGTTCTCCGACTATTCCAGCGCCCGTGCACGCAGTGAAGATTTTCTGATTACGATAATTTCCGTGTTAGGCGCTACCGGACTGATGCTGCGTACGCTGAATCGTTCTTACGAGGATGCCATAAACGAAGTTAGTAGTCTCAAGAATCAGCAGGATGGCGATTATTTTTTGACATCGCTCCTGATTCGACCGTTAGCCGGTATTCGAATTCGATCGAAAACGGTTCAATTGTGTTCGTATATCAAGCAGAAAAAGATTTTTACCTTTAAGGACAAAGCGCATGAACTCGGAGGCGATATCTGCGTGGCGGATCAAATCCTTCTGCGGGGACGCAATTATTGCGTGTTTGCCAATGGTGATGCCATGGGGAAATCGATGCAGGGAGCCGGGGGAGTTTTAGTATTCGGCACGGCGCTACATGCTTTAATCGAAAGAACTCACCGAGAAGGAATTCTTTCAGGATATTTTCCGGAACGTTGGTTACGAACGGCACTGAATGAACTCAATAAGGTTTTTGAGGGATTTGACGGTTCCATGTCGATGTCGTTGCTACTCGGTCTTGTAGACGAAGAAAACGGATTTCTTTATTACATAAACGCCGAACATCCATTTCCAATTCGGTTGCGCGGAGGTTGCGCCGCATTTCTTTCAGAAGAAGCCACGAATTTCAAACTAGGAATGCTCAGAGAAAAGGCGCAGATCGAAACGTGTTGGATTCGGCCTGGAGATACCGTCATTATCGGTTCGGACGGCAGAGATGATATCTTGATCGGATACGACGCTTCGGAAACGAGGATAATTAACGAAGATCATACAGCTATTTTAAATTTGGTCGAAAAGAGCGAAGGGGATCTAGAGCAACTGGGTAATCTTCTCCAAGAAGCAGGAGATCTTACGGATGATCTGTCTTTACTGAGTATAAAATTTAATCCTAAGGAGATCGACGATGAAAGAGGGAACATGCTTAATCTTGCGGAACCGCTTCGCCTTCTGGAGAAAAATGAAGCTTCTGCAGCTCTTATACTTCTGAAACAGATCATCGAACAATGTCCGTCTGACAAGCTCGCTTGGAATTTACTTTATCGTGTCTACATTCAAATGGGGCTACCGGCGGAAGCAGGGCATGCCGCCGAAAATTATTCCAACATTCAACCTTCAAATCTACAAATGATTTTTAATAGCGCCGTTCAATATGCTAAAGCTGGCCGGATTGAGAGGTCGATCGATATGGCTGAGAGAGTTTATAGTCGAAAACCCGAGGTGATACCCGTCTTGAAACTGTTAGTGCGTCTTTACAAAAAATCGAAACGTATGCAGAGGGCTCAAGAATACCAGGATGAGATTGCGCGATTGCAAAACACTAACACGGAAGGGCATTTGGGATGA
- a CDS encoding NAD-dependent epimerase/dehydratase family protein produces the protein MKKLVVGATGFIGSSIVRELLKDGEEVKVLFMKGRPSRGNLAGLDVEKAYGDIRDGDSIKKALLGCDTLYLAAAYNGHWAPNPKTFYEINLEGTKTALRAALEAGVQKVVYTSSNNAVAASGLVEADEERTFNSWEAKDHYTMSKYIAENEARILAIKGLPIVIVNPTLVIGANDSKPSPSGRTILDIVEKKMPGYIDGGLNIIDVEDVARGHILAAKKGKLGERYLLGNENITVRDYLNLIAGIAGVKPPSIKLPFKLALALGHLFEFGSSITKKPPLVTSSEVRIAKMMEWYNCSKAVKELGLPQTPIDITVKKTINWFRENGYTKK, from the coding sequence ATGAAGAAACTTGTAGTTGGAGCCACCGGATTTATAGGCTCTTCTATCGTAAGAGAACTGCTCAAGGACGGAGAGGAAGTAAAGGTCCTTTTTATGAAAGGCCGCCCGAGTCGAGGTAATCTAGCCGGACTCGATGTAGAGAAGGCTTACGGTGATATTCGCGACGGGGATTCCATAAAGAAAGCCTTGCTGGGTTGTGATACTCTCTATTTAGCCGCCGCTTATAACGGGCATTGGGCTCCGAATCCTAAAACGTTTTATGAGATCAATCTGGAAGGAACAAAAACTGCTTTAAGAGCCGCCCTTGAAGCGGGAGTTCAAAAAGTCGTCTATACCAGCTCGAATAACGCTGTCGCTGCCAGCGGACTCGTGGAGGCAGACGAAGAGCGAACCTTTAATTCTTGGGAAGCGAAAGATCATTATACGATGTCCAAATACATCGCGGAAAACGAGGCAAGAATTCTTGCAATTAAAGGTCTTCCGATCGTAATCGTAAATCCTACTTTGGTAATCGGTGCGAACGATAGTAAACCGTCTCCGTCCGGGAGAACGATTCTCGATATTGTCGAGAAGAAAATGCCAGGGTACATTGACGGGGGATTGAATATTATCGACGTAGAGGACGTGGCCCGTGGTCATATTCTCGCCGCAAAAAAAGGGAAGCTGGGCGAAAGGTATTTATTAGGAAATGAGAATATAACGGTTCGCGACTATTTAAATTTAATAGCGGGTATTGCTGGCGTAAAGCCGCCTTCTATAAAGTTGCCGTTTAAGTTAGCGCTCGCTCTTGGACATCTCTTCGAGTTCGGTTCCTCGATAACGAAAAAACCTCCTTTAGTTACTTCAAGCGAAGTAAGAATCGCTAAAATGATGGAATGGTATAATTGCTCCAAGGCGGTGAAGGAGCTTGGTTTGCCACAGACTCCGATCGACATTACCGTCAAAAAAACTATAAACTGGTTCAGAGAAAATGGATATACCAAGAAGTAA
- a CDS encoding TetR/AcrR family transcriptional regulator has product MKKKIRTPTQSRSRERVELILRTARDLIGKRGIDSVSMREIAQAAGVQIGSLYQYFPGKNQLLLTIMQEYYDRLYEGTKSLLERVRTISELEIAAEKALKQYIHLFQTDPALTNIWAGIRAVPELGIEDDKDTYRNAELMVKTAMRCFTGLRESDLRPFALYFSYSIGSITRLAAETNNEHNRGVIRECREVLHLRLEAFQKLSETRKQAKTRKTNI; this is encoded by the coding sequence ATGAAAAAGAAGATTCGTACGCCAACGCAAAGCAGAAGTCGAGAGCGAGTAGAACTAATTTTACGTACTGCACGGGACCTTATCGGTAAAAGAGGCATAGATTCTGTTAGTATGAGAGAAATTGCCCAAGCCGCGGGAGTTCAGATCGGTTCCTTATATCAATATTTTCCCGGAAAGAATCAGCTTTTACTTACTATTATGCAGGAATACTACGATCGATTGTACGAAGGTACAAAATCTCTTTTAGAGCGAGTACGCACTATTTCCGAACTGGAAATAGCAGCGGAAAAGGCCCTTAAGCAATATATTCACCTTTTTCAAACCGATCCTGCCTTAACAAATATATGGGCCGGCATAAGGGCGGTTCCTGAATTGGGAATTGAGGATGATAAGGACACCTATAGAAATGCCGAATTAATGGTAAAAACTGCAATGCGTTGTTTCACCGGATTGCGTGAATCCGATCTTCGGCCGTTTGCACTGTATTTTAGTTACTCGATAGGTTCTATAACTCGTCTTGCAGCTGAAACAAATAATGAGCATAACAGAGGAGTAATTCGAGAATGCCGGGAAGTGCTACACCTACGCTTGGAAGCCTTTCAAAAACTGTCAGAAACACGTAAACAGGCTAAGACCAGGAAAACAAATATTTAG